A genomic window from Clostridium aceticum includes:
- the spoVB gene encoding stage V sporulation protein B: protein MKKSSFIFGTILLALVNVVVRSLGFIYKIFLSRMIGATAIGLYQMVFPFLMVIITIPTAGIPIAVSKLVAKEKSVHNREGIYKVLFLSLLLGGLAALGLSVFVSLKIDFIVHKLLKNPTLYYPVLWTIPAIGIITFASILRGFFYGLKEIAPAATAQIIEQICRIAFVLSYLYYKTPSNPMAAATIAIIGISIGEIFGLLYLVFRFNFKKIATKSHFLKVYSDSSVEILNHLMYVAVPITLSRLIAVGMQTVNSILIPQRLQVAGYSSTAAIETFGKISGMAMPLLFLPFTVTTALVINIIPNISEQLAVNNFKDVEYKSSLALRITLLIAIPTTIVYVIFGNHLAELVYNHEDVGKYLSLISYGTVFLCMQHTLSGILHGMGKQVITTINYLLGMLLQLYCTYFLIPNPKYGIYGFFIGFLLSTFTIFALNLITLMKYIKIDLPLIQSILKPALASILMIISMVYSYKAFYIFSHSNGLSTIISSLVGASLYLILLLITKTFDLKHLIESIKD from the coding sequence TTGAAGAAATCATCCTTTATTTTTGGTACAATTTTATTGGCATTAGTTAACGTAGTCGTCCGGTCTCTTGGTTTTATTTACAAAATTTTTCTCTCAAGAATGATTGGTGCTACAGCTATTGGCTTATATCAGATGGTTTTCCCCTTTCTTATGGTAATCATCACCATACCAACTGCTGGAATCCCCATTGCTGTTTCCAAATTAGTAGCTAAAGAAAAGTCCGTCCATAATCGAGAAGGTATTTATAAGGTATTGTTTCTTTCCTTGTTGTTAGGGGGATTAGCTGCCTTAGGACTTTCAGTTTTTGTATCTCTAAAAATTGATTTCATTGTTCATAAGCTGCTGAAAAACCCAACCCTCTATTATCCTGTTCTATGGACAATTCCTGCCATTGGCATCATCACTTTTGCCAGCATTTTAAGAGGATTTTTCTATGGATTAAAAGAAATCGCACCGGCTGCTACTGCTCAAATCATCGAGCAAATTTGCCGTATTGCCTTTGTGTTGTCTTACCTTTATTACAAAACCCCTTCAAATCCTATGGCGGCAGCTACCATTGCCATTATTGGTATTTCAATAGGAGAAATTTTTGGTCTTCTTTATTTGGTGTTTAGATTTAATTTTAAAAAAATAGCAACGAAATCTCATTTTTTAAAGGTTTATAGTGATTCTTCTGTTGAAATATTGAATCACCTGATGTACGTTGCTGTTCCTATTACCTTAAGCCGATTAATTGCAGTAGGAATGCAAACAGTAAACTCCATCCTTATTCCTCAAAGACTACAGGTAGCCGGTTATTCTTCAACAGCTGCCATCGAAACCTTTGGAAAAATATCAGGAATGGCGATGCCTTTATTGTTTTTGCCCTTTACTGTGACCACTGCATTGGTGATCAATATCATTCCTAATATTTCAGAACAGTTAGCAGTGAATAACTTCAAAGATGTAGAATACAAGTCCAGCTTAGCCCTTAGGATTACTTTATTGATTGCTATCCCTACTACAATTGTTTATGTGATTTTCGGCAACCACCTTGCTGAATTGGTCTACAACCATGAAGATGTAGGTAAATATCTTTCTCTCATCAGCTATGGTACCGTCTTCCTCTGCATGCAGCATACATTATCAGGTATTTTACACGGTATGGGAAAACAAGTAATTACCACCATTAATTACTTGTTAGGTATGTTATTACAGCTTTATTGTACTTACTTTTTAATCCCTAATCCTAAATACGGTATCTATGGTTTTTTTATAGGTTTTTTACTATCTACTTTTACTATTTTCGCCTTAAATCTTATTACGCTAATGAAATATATTAAAATCGATTTGCCTTTGATACAATCTATATTGAAGCCAGCTTTGGCATCTATTTTAATGATTATTTCTATGGTCTATAGTTATAAAGCTTTTTATATCTTTTCACACAGCAATGGACTGAGTACAATTATCTCCTCTTTAGTAGGGGCCAGCTTGTACCTTATACTACTACTTATAACCAAAACCTTTGATTTAAAACATTTAATAGAAAGCATCAAAGATTAA
- a CDS encoding GGDEF domain-containing protein, with the protein MIDKIQGIMMKEEFDKSVEEKIKDASETFTLAMIDIDNFETVNSYYGETIGDKVIQKIASVLKQNLRSNDLVGRYNKDEFYVLFSNTNAETGLIIMEEIRRYFDENTFQLSDRKQDMRIKISAGIANFPRDAKNSIELFRAADSALFRAKREGKNRVCLAENENMVLKSNYFTKTQLERLGELSKKTDKTEAFLLREALDDLFVKYSK; encoded by the coding sequence ATGATTGATAAAATTCAAGGAATCATGATGAAGGAAGAATTTGATAAAAGCGTAGAAGAAAAAATAAAAGATGCTTCAGAAACTTTTACCCTTGCTATGATAGATATTGATAACTTTGAAACAGTAAATAGTTATTATGGTGAAACAATAGGAGATAAAGTGATACAGAAAATAGCCTCTGTGTTGAAACAGAATCTTAGGTCTAATGATTTGGTAGGTAGATATAATAAAGATGAATTCTATGTGTTATTTAGTAATACTAACGCAGAAACAGGGTTGATCATTATGGAGGAAATTAGGAGATATTTTGATGAGAATACTTTTCAGCTGAGTGATCGTAAACAGGATATGCGGATTAAAATAAGTGCCGGTATTGCCAATTTTCCTAGAGATGCTAAAAACTCCATAGAACTTTTTAGAGCCGCCGATAGTGCGCTCTTTAGAGCAAAGCGTGAGGGAAAAAACAGGGTGTGTTTAGCAGAAAATGAAAATATGGTTTTAAAGTCCAATTATTTTACGAAAACCCAGTTAGAACGATTAGGAGAGTTATCCAAAAAGACTGATAAAACAGAGGCTTTTTTATTAAGAGAAGCACTAGACGATTTATTTGTAAAATACAGTAAATAA
- a CDS encoding hydrolase codes for MEENNKQIKKVKYVPEIKGVLRSNYIELPTCIAEASGIKIFGKRMKSILFSTDVAIIKNTNADAVIAVYPFTPQLLITQALMLASDVPVFCGVGGGLTTGKRCINIALHAEFQGAIGVVLNKPTPNEIVTELKNTIDVPVVITVVSEDEDFQGRLEAGADILNVSGAGKTAEIVKKIREVSSTVPIIATGGNSRESILRTIEAGANAITYTPPSTAEIFSEAMKKYRGQL; via the coding sequence GTGGAGGAAAACAACAAACAAATCAAAAAAGTAAAATATGTACCAGAAATTAAAGGTGTTTTAAGAAGTAATTATATTGAGCTACCTACTTGTATTGCAGAAGCTAGTGGTATAAAAATCTTTGGTAAAAGAATGAAGTCCATCTTATTTAGTACAGATGTCGCTATCATTAAAAATACCAATGCAGATGCGGTAATTGCGGTATATCCCTTTACACCACAATTACTGATTACCCAGGCCTTAATGCTGGCTTCAGATGTACCTGTTTTTTGTGGTGTAGGAGGAGGATTAACTACAGGAAAAAGATGCATAAATATAGCACTTCATGCGGAGTTCCAAGGGGCCATAGGTGTTGTTTTAAATAAACCTACTCCGAATGAAATCGTAACAGAGCTTAAAAATACAATAGATGTCCCTGTAGTCATTACAGTTGTATCGGAGGATGAAGATTTTCAAGGAAGACTTGAGGCAGGAGCAGATATTTTAAATGTTTCTGGAGCGGGTAAAACAGCGGAAATCGTAAAAAAAATTCGAGAAGTCAGCAGTACTGTACCAATTATAGCTACAGGCGGTAATAGCAGAGAATCTATTTTAAGAACCATTGAAGCTGGGGCAAATGCTATTACTTATACACCACCTTCAACTGCGGAGATATTCAGTGAAGCAATGAAAAAATATAGAGGACAACTCTAA
- a CDS encoding histidinol-phosphatase HisJ family protein produces the protein MYDFHIHSNFSPDGFMQMEEAVESAIQKGLKEICFTDHMDYDYDGNGNDYKFDYREYFLSIQACQDKYAGKIIINKGIEMGVQPHILDRCKEDVEKYDFDFVIASIHSVEKSELFLNNFFDGKTQEKAYEIYFNELEDVVNNYDGYSVLGHLDIIKRYGGFDLPLQLEAYEVFTTAILKKLIEKGKGIEVNTSGIRYNLGNYHPSIDIIELYHRLGGEIITLGSDAHYPHHVAFDFHDALNQLKTIGFQYITTFKEMKPRFHSIDKLLI, from the coding sequence ATGTACGATTTTCACATCCACAGCAACTTTTCCCCAGATGGATTCATGCAAATGGAAGAAGCTGTTGAATCTGCAATCCAGAAGGGTTTGAAGGAAATTTGTTTTACAGATCATATGGACTATGACTATGATGGTAATGGTAACGACTATAAATTTGACTATCGTGAGTACTTTTTATCAATACAAGCTTGTCAGGATAAATATGCTGGTAAAATTATTATAAATAAAGGGATAGAAATGGGGGTGCAACCCCATATTCTAGACAGATGCAAAGAAGATGTAGAAAAATATGATTTTGACTTCGTTATTGCTTCTATACATTCTGTTGAAAAGTCAGAATTATTTCTAAACAACTTTTTTGATGGAAAAACCCAAGAAAAAGCTTACGAAATTTATTTCAATGAATTAGAGGATGTAGTAAATAATTATGATGGTTACAGCGTACTGGGACATCTAGATATTATCAAACGCTACGGAGGCTTTGATCTTCCTCTTCAGTTGGAAGCTTATGAGGTATTTACAACTGCTATTTTGAAAAAGCTTATTGAAAAGGGTAAAGGTATTGAAGTAAATACCTCTGGTATTCGTTATAACTTAGGGAACTATCATCCTTCCATTGATATTATAGAATTATATCATCGTCTTGGAGGAGAAATTATCACTTTAGGTTCTGATGCCCATTATCCTCATCATGTAGCCTTTGATTTTCATGATGCTTTAAACCAACTTAAAACAATAGGCTTTCAATATATTACTACTTTTAAAGAAATGAAGCCTCGTTTTCACAGTATCGATAAGTTGCTGATTTGA
- the arcA gene encoding arginine deiminase — MGNHEGISVYNEIGQLKSVLLHCPGEEIENIVPDYLRRLLFDEIAYLKQACKEHDQFAGILRQEGTEVLYLTELMAEILESQEVRDGFLEDFMDEGPVGTEGIREALREFFSTMSPLEMVRKCIAGVRTEELAAIKPKSLGDMVRNPYPFYLDPIPNLYFQRDPFASIGEGVTLNVMHSKTRNRETLFAKYLFDHHPRFQNIPRWYNRDKSHPIEGGDLLVLSEKIVAVGISERTDAVAIEKMAKSIFNSNEPFDTVLAFDIPKTRAYMHLDTVFTMVDHDKFTIYPGIVSPLDVYSISKGTELKITYEASELSSILKKYLNLPAVDLIPCGNGDVIAASREQWSDGSNTLAISPGKVICYDRNHVTNAALRKHGVEVLEFESYELSRGRGGPRCMSMPLKREKL; from the coding sequence ATGGGAAATCACGAAGGAATTTCTGTTTATAATGAAATAGGCCAATTAAAGAGTGTATTGCTTCATTGTCCTGGGGAAGAAATTGAAAACATTGTACCAGATTACTTAAGAAGGTTGCTATTTGACGAAATTGCTTACTTAAAGCAAGCTTGCAAAGAACATGATCAGTTTGCAGGTATCTTAAGGCAGGAGGGGACAGAGGTTTTATATCTTACAGAATTGATGGCAGAAATATTAGAATCTCAAGAAGTTCGAGATGGTTTTTTAGAGGATTTTATGGATGAAGGTCCCGTTGGAACAGAAGGTATTCGGGAAGCTTTAAGAGAATTTTTTTCTACTATGTCTCCTCTTGAAATGGTTCGAAAATGTATTGCTGGGGTACGAACAGAGGAACTAGCTGCTATCAAACCCAAGTCTTTAGGGGATATGGTAAGAAATCCTTATCCATTTTATCTAGATCCAATTCCTAACTTATATTTTCAAAGAGACCCCTTTGCTTCTATCGGTGAAGGCGTTACTTTAAACGTTATGCATAGCAAAACCAGAAATAGGGAAACCTTATTTGCAAAATATTTATTCGATCATCATCCACGATTTCAAAATATTCCTCGCTGGTACAACCGGGATAAGAGTCACCCTATCGAAGGTGGGGATTTATTAGTGCTCTCTGAAAAAATAGTTGCTGTGGGTATCAGTGAGCGGACAGATGCTGTTGCCATTGAAAAAATGGCAAAGAGTATTTTTAACTCTAACGAGCCTTTTGATACTGTTCTTGCCTTTGACATCCCTAAAACCCGCGCCTATATGCATCTAGATACAGTTTTTACTATGGTAGATCATGATAAATTTACAATTTACCCAGGCATTGTATCTCCTTTGGATGTCTATAGCATATCTAAAGGAACAGAACTCAAGATTACCTATGAAGCTAGTGAACTTTCTTCTATATTGAAAAAATATTTGAATCTTCCTGCTGTAGACTTGATTCCATGTGGAAATGGCGATGTCATTGCTGCCAGTAGGGAACAATGGAGCGATGGCAGCAATACCTTAGCAATTTCTCCTGGGAAAGTTATTTGCTACGATCGTAATCATGTCACTAATGCCGCTTTAAGAAAGCATGGGGTTGAGGTTCTAGAGTTTGAATCCTATGAACTGTCCCGTGGCCGTGGAGGCCCTCGTTGTATGAGCATGCCTCTGAAAAGAGAAAAGCTATAG
- a CDS encoding ABC transporter ATP-binding protein yields the protein MKNFHRFNEATAGKTYDSKLMARLLKYAKDYWLLLTTSVLLLTLIAGIDIARPYIIKIAIDDYMRVYDRPITEYENTIDFAFIPSSALQLVRYEGTSYLINGTFNSNDTNYKIDKIDHLYQLVTDNEIFEAQSLSAEEVRSFRRNDVHALGLLSILYFLLISLGVLFNYIQVYLLNYTSNKIVLKIRNQLFAHLQKMPLSFFDTNSVGQLVTRVTNDTETLHEMYTGVLVNLFKDIFVLCGIIFIMLKMNISLALLSFSVVPIILISAGFFRTKVRIIYREVRTKLGAVNALLNANFSGIKTIHVFNREDQQFKEFDKNNQELLIAHKKQNFIFAIFRPSMEVIHSLGIAIILWYGGGQVLRQSIEFGVLFAFINYMKQFFQPINDLTEKYNILQSAMASSERIFALLDEEPAIKDTESVIKGHSFLGEIEFRNVWFAYHDEDWVLKDISFKIHPGESIAFVGATGAGKSSIIQLIGRFYDIQKGEILIDGMNIKSIPLKDLRENIGILLQEVFMFTGTIKDNIVLNNKNFTEEEIIKVAKYVNVHNFIEKLPKKYDEPVVEKGNNFSTGQRQLLAFARALIFNPSIFILDEATSNIDTETEGLIQDTIKKVIRDKTTIAIAHRLSTIQNCDKIIVLHKGQIRETGNHQQLLQHKGIYYHLYQLQYKEDIDLAQN from the coding sequence ATGAAAAATTTCCATCGTTTTAATGAAGCAACTGCAGGTAAAACTTATGATAGTAAGTTGATGGCACGCCTTTTGAAATATGCTAAGGATTACTGGCTGCTCTTAACGACATCAGTTCTACTATTGACTTTAATTGCCGGTATTGATATAGCTCGTCCCTACATTATTAAAATAGCTATAGATGACTATATGAGAGTTTATGACCGCCCTATTACCGAATACGAGAATACCATTGATTTTGCCTTCATACCTTCTTCTGCTTTGCAGCTGGTGCGTTATGAGGGAACCTCTTACTTAATTAATGGCACCTTTAACAGCAATGACACAAATTATAAAATTGATAAAATCGATCATCTGTATCAATTAGTTACCGATAATGAGATTTTCGAAGCACAAAGTTTGTCTGCCGAAGAAGTAAGATCTTTTCGTAGAAACGATGTTCATGCCCTTGGACTGCTGAGTATCCTTTACTTCCTATTGATTTCGCTAGGGGTACTTTTTAACTATATACAGGTATACCTGCTGAATTATACCAGCAATAAAATTGTACTAAAGATTCGTAATCAGCTATTTGCACATCTTCAAAAAATGCCCCTTAGTTTTTTTGATACAAATTCTGTTGGACAATTGGTAACAAGAGTTACCAACGATACTGAAACCCTTCATGAAATGTATACGGGGGTTTTAGTAAACTTATTTAAAGATATCTTTGTACTGTGTGGCATTATATTTATTATGCTAAAAATGAACATTTCATTGGCCCTTTTATCCTTTAGTGTGGTGCCTATTATTCTTATTTCAGCTGGATTCTTCCGTACTAAAGTTAGGATTATATACAGAGAAGTAAGAACGAAATTAGGGGCTGTGAACGCTCTGCTGAACGCAAACTTTTCTGGCATAAAAACCATACATGTTTTTAATAGGGAAGATCAACAGTTCAAAGAATTCGATAAAAACAATCAAGAGCTTCTTATTGCCCATAAAAAGCAAAACTTTATTTTTGCTATTTTTAGACCCTCTATGGAAGTGATTCATTCGTTGGGAATTGCCATCATTTTATGGTATGGTGGGGGCCAGGTCCTTCGCCAAAGCATCGAATTTGGTGTGCTCTTTGCTTTTATAAATTACATGAAGCAATTTTTTCAACCGATCAATGATTTAACAGAAAAATATAACATTCTTCAATCCGCTATGGCCTCCTCTGAAAGAATTTTCGCATTGTTAGATGAAGAACCTGCTATCAAAGATACCGAGTCTGTGATAAAAGGTCATTCTTTTTTAGGAGAAATCGAATTCAGAAATGTTTGGTTTGCCTATCATGATGAAGATTGGGTTTTAAAGGATATCAGTTTTAAAATTCATCCTGGGGAATCCATCGCCTTTGTAGGAGCTACAGGAGCAGGGAAATCTTCTATCATACAGCTCATTGGTCGTTTTTATGATATACAAAAAGGAGAGATTTTAATAGATGGTATGAATATTAAAAGTATTCCCTTAAAAGATCTCCGAGAAAACATTGGTATTCTTTTACAAGAAGTGTTTATGTTTACTGGCACCATTAAAGATAATATTGTCTTAAACAATAAAAATTTTACCGAAGAAGAGATCATCAAAGTTGCAAAATATGTCAATGTCCATAATTTTATTGAAAAATTGCCAAAGAAGTATGATGAACCGGTTGTAGAAAAGGGCAACAATTTTTCTACAGGACAACGGCAACTGCTGGCTTTTGCCAGAGCATTGATTTTTAACCCTTCTATTTTCATTTTGGATGAAGCTACTTCTAATATTGATACAGAAACAGAAGGTTTAATTCAAGATACCATAAAAAAGGTTATCAGAGACAAAACTACTATTGCTATTGCCCATCGTTTATCTACAATACAAAATTGCGATAAAATTATTGTACTGCACAAAGGACAGATTCGAGAAACTGGTAATCATCAACAACTCCTCCAACACAAAGGGATTTATTATCATCTTTACCAGCTTCAGTATAAAGAAGATATTGATTTAGCACAAAATTAA
- a CDS encoding ABC transporter ATP-binding protein — MYNFKTLKPFLFKNKWPYILGILWLLVVDLLQLFIPEVLRSITNQLQNNQLTYQDIFRYSLYIFLIGIGIGFFRFLWRMLIIGASRELEYHLRNKLFSHLLTLSTSYYHRHKTGDLMAHLTNDIHAVRMAFGPGIVAMTDAIFLNITATTMMALTTNFRLTIYALLPMPLLILCMTRFGELIHAKFKTVQEAFATVTDQTQENLAGVRVIKAFVQEDTEITQFNEKSQALFDRNMELAKLFGIFHPLVQFLSSLSFIIAIWYGGRLVIEGGMSLGDFVAFITYLGLLVSSISAIGWVINVMQRGSASMERLNKILEEKPEIQDAPDAIKQLEIKGAIAFQQVFFTYPNSQYNALTNFSLEILKTAKIGVIGRTGSGKTTIANLLLRLYEANQGSITLDGYPIEKIPLETLRKYIAFVDQDSFLFSATIMENIGFGVDNYTLEDIQRVAKIAGLHEDVISFPKGYDTIVGEKGVTLSGGQRQRVSIARALLKNSKVLILDDCLSAVDTHTEEKILTALKDQAKDQTTIIIAHRVSTLKHCDKIIVLDNGMILEEGNHEELLALQGLYYDFYEKQLLEEKINME, encoded by the coding sequence ATGTATAATTTTAAAACATTGAAACCTTTTCTTTTTAAGAATAAATGGCCCTATATTTTAGGGATTCTATGGTTATTAGTGGTGGATTTATTACAACTTTTCATACCAGAAGTGCTAAGAAGCATCACCAATCAGTTACAGAACAACCAATTAACTTATCAGGATATATTTCGCTATAGTCTTTACATTTTCTTGATCGGTATTGGCATTGGTTTTTTTCGTTTTTTATGGCGAATGCTCATTATAGGAGCTTCTAGAGAACTAGAATATCACTTAAGAAACAAACTATTTTCCCACTTATTAACATTATCTACCAGCTACTATCATCGACATAAGACAGGGGACTTAATGGCACATCTTACAAATGATATTCATGCTGTCAGAATGGCTTTTGGTCCAGGGATTGTTGCCATGACAGACGCCATTTTTTTAAATATCACTGCCACTACTATGATGGCTTTAACAACAAATTTCAGATTAACAATTTATGCTTTGCTGCCTATGCCTCTTTTAATACTATGTATGACAAGATTTGGTGAACTTATTCATGCTAAATTTAAAACTGTACAGGAGGCCTTTGCCACCGTGACAGATCAAACACAGGAAAACTTGGCAGGAGTTCGAGTTATTAAAGCTTTTGTTCAAGAAGATACTGAGATTACGCAATTTAATGAAAAGAGTCAGGCACTTTTCGATAGAAATATGGAATTGGCCAAACTTTTTGGCATTTTTCATCCTCTTGTACAGTTTTTATCCTCTTTAAGTTTTATTATTGCTATTTGGTATGGGGGCAGACTGGTAATTGAAGGGGGGATGTCTCTAGGAGACTTTGTAGCTTTTATTACTTATCTAGGTTTACTGGTATCTTCTATTTCTGCCATTGGATGGGTAATTAATGTCATGCAGCGAGGAAGTGCCTCTATGGAAAGATTGAATAAAATTTTAGAGGAAAAGCCTGAAATCCAAGATGCTCCTGATGCTATAAAACAGCTTGAAATAAAAGGTGCTATTGCTTTTCAACAAGTTTTTTTTACATACCCCAATAGTCAGTATAATGCCCTAACCAATTTTTCTTTAGAAATCCTCAAAACAGCTAAAATAGGTGTTATAGGCAGAACTGGTAGTGGAAAAACTACTATCGCAAATTTATTGTTAAGACTTTATGAGGCCAACCAAGGAAGTATTACTTTAGACGGCTATCCTATTGAAAAAATTCCTTTAGAGACTTTAAGAAAGTATATTGCCTTTGTGGACCAAGACAGTTTTTTATTTTCAGCTACAATAATGGAAAATATAGGTTTTGGAGTAGATAATTATACCCTTGAAGATATTCAGCGAGTTGCTAAAATCGCAGGATTACACGAAGATGTTATCTCCTTTCCGAAGGGTTACGACACAATAGTGGGAGAAAAAGGTGTTACCTTATCGGGGGGACAAAGACAGAGGGTTTCTATTGCAAGAGCCTTACTGAAAAATAGCAAGGTTCTTATCTTGGACGATTGCCTATCGGCAGTAGACACCCATACAGAAGAAAAAATCTTAACAGCTCTGAAGGATCAAGCAAAAGATCAGACCACCATCATCATTGCACATCGTGTTTCAACTTTAAAGCATTGTGATAAGATCATTGTTTTAGATAATGGAATGATTTTAGAAGAAGGCAATCATGAAGAGCTATTAGCATTACAAGGTTTATATTATGACTTCTATGAAAAGCAGTTATTAGAAGAAAAGATAAATATGGAATAG
- a CDS encoding PLP-dependent aminotransferase family protein: MKIFDEIKLDKDGSSEHLYIQLYKVLKALIMEGKLKKGDRLPPIRKLSELLKVNNVTIVTSYRMLEEEKLVYKKVGSGTYVALNFQNHENFFQEQKTPLIDQGHIQLEENAINFASATPSTDLFPVDDFKKVLNEVLDRDKGSAFGYQESQGYYPLRVAIKEYVATYKIVTEISNIQIISGAQQGIDIIAKGLLNHGDYVMIEGPSYRGAMAVFESRGAKIIDIPLEKDGLSLQDLEKKIIAYQPKFLYIMPNFQNPTGISYSLEKKKKILKIAEKYNLLIVEDDYLSDLNFCNDENITLKSLDHKDLVIYIKSFSKIFMPGLRLGFLIVPKLIYKEVLLAKHTTDISTSGLLQRALELYLKRGIWQQHIKYMSTQYMERFEVMVESLEKYMPQEVQYSLPTGGVNFWFKLPEPLSSKELYEIAVKQQIVFAPGHLFFLSSKEGSYFRLSTAAVTVSEIEYGIKKLSGLINELIRKQNHHSDQTNGYTPIL, encoded by the coding sequence ATGAAGATTTTTGACGAAATCAAGCTAGATAAAGATGGATCTTCAGAACATTTATATATACAGTTGTACAAAGTGTTAAAGGCTTTAATTATGGAGGGGAAGTTAAAAAAGGGGGACAGGCTTCCTCCTATTAGAAAGTTATCGGAACTATTAAAAGTAAACAATGTTACTATAGTAACCAGCTATAGAATGTTGGAGGAAGAGAAATTAGTATATAAAAAAGTAGGTAGTGGTACTTATGTAGCACTTAATTTTCAAAATCATGAAAACTTTTTTCAAGAACAGAAGACGCCTTTAATAGATCAAGGACACATTCAATTGGAAGAAAATGCTATAAACTTTGCCAGCGCTACACCATCTACAGATCTGTTTCCTGTGGATGACTTTAAAAAAGTGTTAAACGAGGTATTAGACCGAGATAAAGGTTCTGCATTTGGTTATCAGGAAAGTCAAGGATACTATCCCCTTAGGGTGGCCATCAAGGAATATGTAGCCACTTATAAGATTGTCACGGAGATAAGTAATATTCAGATTATCTCGGGAGCACAGCAGGGGATTGATATTATTGCTAAAGGGCTCTTAAATCATGGTGATTATGTGATGATCGAAGGTCCTTCCTATAGGGGAGCTATGGCAGTTTTTGAGTCAAGAGGTGCAAAGATTATAGATATCCCTTTGGAAAAGGATGGATTGAGCCTACAGGATTTAGAAAAGAAGATTATTGCTTATCAACCGAAATTTTTATATATTATGCCTAATTTTCAAAATCCAACTGGAATTTCTTATAGTTTAGAAAAAAAGAAGAAAATATTAAAGATTGCAGAAAAATATAACCTGCTAATTGTAGAGGATGACTATTTAAGCGATTTAAATTTTTGTAATGATGAAAATATCACATTAAAAAGTTTAGATCATAAAGATTTGGTAATATATATAAAGAGTTTTTCTAAAATCTTTATGCCGGGGTTAAGGCTTGGCTTTTTAATCGTGCCAAAGCTTATTTACAAAGAGGTATTATTAGCAAAACATACTACAGATATTTCTACCTCTGGACTTTTACAAAGAGCCTTAGAACTATATCTAAAAAGAGGTATATGGCAGCAACATATTAAATACATGAGTACTCAGTACATGGAAAGATTTGAAGTAATGGTAGAAAGTCTTGAAAAATACATGCCTCAAGAAGTACAGTATAGTTTGCCAACGGGAGGCGTGAATTTTTGGTTTAAGCTACCGGAACCTTTATCTTCTAAGGAATTATATGAGATAGCTGTAAAGCAACAAATTGTTTTTGCTCCAGGACACTTATTTTTTTTAAGTAGCAAAGAAGGGTCTTATTTTCGGTTAAGTACTGCCGCAGTAACTGTTAGTGAAATTGAATATGGGATAAAAAAACTTAGTGGTTTAATTAATGAACTTATAAGAAAACAGAATCATCATAGCGATCAGACAAATGGCTATACACCTATATTATAA